A genomic window from Chelonoidis abingdonii isolate Lonesome George chromosome 26, CheloAbing_2.0, whole genome shotgun sequence includes:
- the KHSRP gene encoding far upstream element-binding protein 2 isoform X2, translating to MSAQLGPIHPPPRSTVTEEYRVPDGMVGLIIGRGGEQINKIQQDSGCKVQISPDSGGLPERSVSLTGSPESVQKAKMMLDDIVSRGRGGPPGQFHDNANGQNGTVQEIMIPAGKAGLVIGKGGETIKQLQERAGVKMILIQDGSQNTNVDKPLRIIGDPYKVQQACEMVMDILRERDQGGFGDRNEYGSRIGGGIDVPVPRHSVGVVIGRSGEMIKKIQNDAGVRIQFKQDDGTGPEKIAHIMGPPDRCEHAARIINDLLQSLRSGPPGPPGPGMPPGGRGRGRGQGNWGPPGGEMTFSIPTHKCGLVIGRGGENVKAINQQTGAFVEISRQLPPNGDPNFKLFIIRGSPQQIDHAKQLIEEKIEGPLCPVGPGPGPGGPPGPAGPMGPFNPGPFNPGPPGAPPHPGAPPPHPYPPQGWGNTYPQWQPPAPHDPSKAAAAADPNAAWAAYYSHYYQQPPGPVPGQPPAPTAPPVQGEPPQPPPAGQSDYTKAWEEYYKKLGQQPQQPGAPPQQDYTKAWEEYYKKQAAQVATGGGPGAPPGPQPDYSAAWAEYYRQQAAYYGQTPGAGGPVPPPTPQGQQVSAHSAALN from the exons ATGTCAGCTCAACTTGGACCAATCCATCCTCCTCCCAG GTCTACAGTGACTGAAGAGTACAGAGTACCTGATGGCATGGTGGGACTCA tTATAGGCAGAGGAGGTGAACAGATCAACAAAATCCAGCAGGACTCGGGCTGCAAAGTACAGATATCGCCAG ACAGTGGCGGATTACCAGAGCGGAGTGTCTCTCTGACTGGATCCCCAGAATCTGTCCA GAAGGCGAAAATGATGCTGGATGATATCGTGTCGCGAGGTCGTGGGGGGCCGCCTGGCCAGTTCCACGACAATGCCAACGGGCAGAACGGCACAGTGCAGGAAATCATGATCCCGGCTGGGAAGGCAGGACTGGTGATCGGCAAAGGGGGAGAGACCATTAAACAGTTACAG GAGCGAGCTGGAGTGAAAATGATTTTAATTCAAGACGGTTCCCAAAAcaccaatgtagacaagccccttcGGATAATTGGAGACCCCTACAAAGTCCAG CAAGCGTGTGAGATGGTGATGGACATCCTGCGAGAACGTGACCAGGGAGGCTTTGGTGACCGAAACGAATACGGTTCCAGGATTGGTGGAGGAATAGAT GTCCCTGTGCCCAGGCATTCTGTTGGGGTGGTGATTGGCCGTAGTGGAGAGATGATtaagaaaatacaaaatgatgCTGGAGTTCGGATACAGTTCAAGCAAG ATGATGGGACAGGTCCTGAGAAGATCGCCCATATTATGGGGCCCCCAGACAGGTGCGAGCATGCTGCCCGGATTATAAACGACCTCCTGCAGAGCCTTCGG AGTGGCCCGCCAGGTCCCCCTGGCCCAGGAATGCCCCCCGGAGGCAGAGGCCGTGGCCGAGGGCAGGGTAACTGGGGGCCTCCTGGAGGAGAGATGACCTTCTCTATCCCTACTCACAAGTGTGGGCTGGTCATTGGCAGAG GCGGGGAGAATGTCAAAGCCATAAACCAGCAGACAGGGGCGTTCGTCGAGATCTCCCGGCAGCTGCCTCCCAACGGAGACCCCAACTTCAAACTGTTCATCATCCGAGGCTCCCCGCAGCAGATCGACCATGCCAAGCAGCTCATCGAGGAGAAGATCGAG GGCCCCCTCTGCCCAgttgggcctgggcctgggcctggaggGCCCCCGGGCCCTGCTGGCCCAATGGGCCCTTTCAACCCAGGACCTTTCAATCCAGGGCCACCAGGAGCTCCCCCTCA ccctggggctcctcccccccacccatacCCGCCCCAAGGCTGGGGGAACACCTACCCGCAGTGGCAGCCTCCAGCCCCTCATGACCCAA GCAAAGCAGCAGCGGCAGCGGATCCCAACGCGGCCTGGGCAGCGTACTACTCGCACTACTACCAGCAGCCACCTGGCCCCGTGCCTGGGCAGCCCCCAGCTCCCACAGCGCCCCCCGTTCAGGGCGAGCCGCCGCAGCCGCCCCCAGCCGGGCAGTCCGACTACACTAAAGCGTGGGAGGAGTATTATAAAAAACTAG gccagcagccccagcagcccgGGGCACCCCCACAGCAGGACTACACGAAAGCCTGGGAGGAATATTACaagaaacaag CAGCTCAAGTGGCTACTGGTGGAGGACCAGGGGCACCCCCGGGCCCTCAACCAGACTACAGCGCAGCCTGGGCAGAGTACTACAGACAGCAGGCTGCCTACTACGGACAGACACCAGGGGCTGGGGGCCCAGTGCCGCCACCCACGCCGCAGGGACAGCAG GTGAGCGCACACTCGGCAGCGCTGAACTGA
- the KHSRP gene encoding far upstream element-binding protein 2 isoform X1, giving the protein MSAQLGPIHPPPRSTVTEEYRVPDGMVGLIIGRGGEQINKIQQDSGCKVQISPDSGGLPERSVSLTGSPESVQKAKMMLDDIVSRGRGGPPGQFHDNANGQNGTVQEIMIPAGKAGLVIGKGGETIKQLQERAGVKMILIQDGSQNTNVDKPLRIIGDPYKVQQACEMVMDILRERDQGGFGDRNEYGSRIGGGIDVPVPRHSVGVVIGRSGEMIKKIQNDAGVRIQFKQDDGTGPEKIAHIMGPPDRCEHAARIINDLLQSLRSGPPGPPGPGMPPGGRGRGRGQGNWGPPGGEMTFSIPTHKCGLVIGRGGENVKAINQQTGAFVEISRQLPPNGDPNFKLFIIRGSPQQIDHAKQLIEEKIEGPLCPVGPGPGPGGPPGPAGPMGPFNPGPFNPGPPGAPPHPGAPPPHPYPPQGWGNTYPQWQPPAPHDPSKAAAAADPNAAWAAYYSHYYQQPPGPVPGQPPAPTAPPVQGEPPQPPPAGQSDYTKAWEEYYKKLGQQPQQPGAPPQQDYTKAWEEYYKKQAAQVATGGGPGAPPGPQPDYSAAWAEYYRQQAAYYGQTPGAGGPVPPPTPQGQQVSDRPCAPLPAFNPQL; this is encoded by the exons ATGTCAGCTCAACTTGGACCAATCCATCCTCCTCCCAG GTCTACAGTGACTGAAGAGTACAGAGTACCTGATGGCATGGTGGGACTCA tTATAGGCAGAGGAGGTGAACAGATCAACAAAATCCAGCAGGACTCGGGCTGCAAAGTACAGATATCGCCAG ACAGTGGCGGATTACCAGAGCGGAGTGTCTCTCTGACTGGATCCCCAGAATCTGTCCA GAAGGCGAAAATGATGCTGGATGATATCGTGTCGCGAGGTCGTGGGGGGCCGCCTGGCCAGTTCCACGACAATGCCAACGGGCAGAACGGCACAGTGCAGGAAATCATGATCCCGGCTGGGAAGGCAGGACTGGTGATCGGCAAAGGGGGAGAGACCATTAAACAGTTACAG GAGCGAGCTGGAGTGAAAATGATTTTAATTCAAGACGGTTCCCAAAAcaccaatgtagacaagccccttcGGATAATTGGAGACCCCTACAAAGTCCAG CAAGCGTGTGAGATGGTGATGGACATCCTGCGAGAACGTGACCAGGGAGGCTTTGGTGACCGAAACGAATACGGTTCCAGGATTGGTGGAGGAATAGAT GTCCCTGTGCCCAGGCATTCTGTTGGGGTGGTGATTGGCCGTAGTGGAGAGATGATtaagaaaatacaaaatgatgCTGGAGTTCGGATACAGTTCAAGCAAG ATGATGGGACAGGTCCTGAGAAGATCGCCCATATTATGGGGCCCCCAGACAGGTGCGAGCATGCTGCCCGGATTATAAACGACCTCCTGCAGAGCCTTCGG AGTGGCCCGCCAGGTCCCCCTGGCCCAGGAATGCCCCCCGGAGGCAGAGGCCGTGGCCGAGGGCAGGGTAACTGGGGGCCTCCTGGAGGAGAGATGACCTTCTCTATCCCTACTCACAAGTGTGGGCTGGTCATTGGCAGAG GCGGGGAGAATGTCAAAGCCATAAACCAGCAGACAGGGGCGTTCGTCGAGATCTCCCGGCAGCTGCCTCCCAACGGAGACCCCAACTTCAAACTGTTCATCATCCGAGGCTCCCCGCAGCAGATCGACCATGCCAAGCAGCTCATCGAGGAGAAGATCGAG GGCCCCCTCTGCCCAgttgggcctgggcctgggcctggaggGCCCCCGGGCCCTGCTGGCCCAATGGGCCCTTTCAACCCAGGACCTTTCAATCCAGGGCCACCAGGAGCTCCCCCTCA ccctggggctcctcccccccacccatacCCGCCCCAAGGCTGGGGGAACACCTACCCGCAGTGGCAGCCTCCAGCCCCTCATGACCCAA GCAAAGCAGCAGCGGCAGCGGATCCCAACGCGGCCTGGGCAGCGTACTACTCGCACTACTACCAGCAGCCACCTGGCCCCGTGCCTGGGCAGCCCCCAGCTCCCACAGCGCCCCCCGTTCAGGGCGAGCCGCCGCAGCCGCCCCCAGCCGGGCAGTCCGACTACACTAAAGCGTGGGAGGAGTATTATAAAAAACTAG gccagcagccccagcagcccgGGGCACCCCCACAGCAGGACTACACGAAAGCCTGGGAGGAATATTACaagaaacaag CAGCTCAAGTGGCTACTGGTGGAGGACCAGGGGCACCCCCGGGCCCTCAACCAGACTACAGCGCAGCCTGGGCAGAGTACTACAGACAGCAGGCTGCCTACTACGGACAGACACCAGGGGCTGGGGGCCCAGTGCCGCCACCCACGCCGCAGGGACAGCAGGTGAGTGATCGGCCATGTGCCCCGCTGCCTGCCTTCAACCCCCAGCTGTAG
- the KHSRP gene encoding far upstream element-binding protein 2 isoform X3, with translation MSAQLGPIHPPPRSTVTEEYRVPDGMVGLIIGRGGEQINKIQQDSGCKVQISPDSGGLPERSVSLTGSPESVQKAKMMLDDIVSRGRGGPPGQFHDNANGQNGTVQEIMIPAGKAGLVIGKGGETIKQLQERAGVKMILIQDGSQNTNVDKPLRIIGDPYKVQQACEMVMDILRERDQGGFGDRNEYGSRIGGGIDVPVPRHSVGVVIGRSGEMIKKIQNDAGVRIQFKQDDGTGPEKIAHIMGPPDRCEHAARIINDLLQSLRSGPPGPPGPGMPPGGRGRGRGQGNWGPPGGEMTFSIPTHKCGLVIGRGGENVKAINQQTGAFVEISRQLPPNGDPNFKLFIIRGSPQQIDHAKQLIEEKIEGPLCPVGPGPGPGGPPGPAGPMGPFNPGPFNPGPPGAPPHPGAPPPHPYPPQGWGNTYPQWQPPAPHDPSKAAAAADPNAAWAAYYSHYYQQPPGPVPGQPPAPTAPPVQGEPPQPPPAGQSDYTKAWEEYYKKLGQQPQQPGAPPQQDYTKAWEEYYKKQAAQVATGGGPGAPPGPQPDYSAAWAEYYRQQAAYYGQTPGAGGPVPPPTPQGQQAQ, from the exons ATGTCAGCTCAACTTGGACCAATCCATCCTCCTCCCAG GTCTACAGTGACTGAAGAGTACAGAGTACCTGATGGCATGGTGGGACTCA tTATAGGCAGAGGAGGTGAACAGATCAACAAAATCCAGCAGGACTCGGGCTGCAAAGTACAGATATCGCCAG ACAGTGGCGGATTACCAGAGCGGAGTGTCTCTCTGACTGGATCCCCAGAATCTGTCCA GAAGGCGAAAATGATGCTGGATGATATCGTGTCGCGAGGTCGTGGGGGGCCGCCTGGCCAGTTCCACGACAATGCCAACGGGCAGAACGGCACAGTGCAGGAAATCATGATCCCGGCTGGGAAGGCAGGACTGGTGATCGGCAAAGGGGGAGAGACCATTAAACAGTTACAG GAGCGAGCTGGAGTGAAAATGATTTTAATTCAAGACGGTTCCCAAAAcaccaatgtagacaagccccttcGGATAATTGGAGACCCCTACAAAGTCCAG CAAGCGTGTGAGATGGTGATGGACATCCTGCGAGAACGTGACCAGGGAGGCTTTGGTGACCGAAACGAATACGGTTCCAGGATTGGTGGAGGAATAGAT GTCCCTGTGCCCAGGCATTCTGTTGGGGTGGTGATTGGCCGTAGTGGAGAGATGATtaagaaaatacaaaatgatgCTGGAGTTCGGATACAGTTCAAGCAAG ATGATGGGACAGGTCCTGAGAAGATCGCCCATATTATGGGGCCCCCAGACAGGTGCGAGCATGCTGCCCGGATTATAAACGACCTCCTGCAGAGCCTTCGG AGTGGCCCGCCAGGTCCCCCTGGCCCAGGAATGCCCCCCGGAGGCAGAGGCCGTGGCCGAGGGCAGGGTAACTGGGGGCCTCCTGGAGGAGAGATGACCTTCTCTATCCCTACTCACAAGTGTGGGCTGGTCATTGGCAGAG GCGGGGAGAATGTCAAAGCCATAAACCAGCAGACAGGGGCGTTCGTCGAGATCTCCCGGCAGCTGCCTCCCAACGGAGACCCCAACTTCAAACTGTTCATCATCCGAGGCTCCCCGCAGCAGATCGACCATGCCAAGCAGCTCATCGAGGAGAAGATCGAG GGCCCCCTCTGCCCAgttgggcctgggcctgggcctggaggGCCCCCGGGCCCTGCTGGCCCAATGGGCCCTTTCAACCCAGGACCTTTCAATCCAGGGCCACCAGGAGCTCCCCCTCA ccctggggctcctcccccccacccatacCCGCCCCAAGGCTGGGGGAACACCTACCCGCAGTGGCAGCCTCCAGCCCCTCATGACCCAA GCAAAGCAGCAGCGGCAGCGGATCCCAACGCGGCCTGGGCAGCGTACTACTCGCACTACTACCAGCAGCCACCTGGCCCCGTGCCTGGGCAGCCCCCAGCTCCCACAGCGCCCCCCGTTCAGGGCGAGCCGCCGCAGCCGCCCCCAGCCGGGCAGTCCGACTACACTAAAGCGTGGGAGGAGTATTATAAAAAACTAG gccagcagccccagcagcccgGGGCACCCCCACAGCAGGACTACACGAAAGCCTGGGAGGAATATTACaagaaacaag CAGCTCAAGTGGCTACTGGTGGAGGACCAGGGGCACCCCCGGGCCCTCAACCAGACTACAGCGCAGCCTGGGCAGAGTACTACAGACAGCAGGCTGCCTACTACGGACAGACACCAGGGGCTGGGGGCCCAGTGCCGCCACCCACGCCGCAGGGACAGCAG